One segment of Erigeron canadensis isolate Cc75 chromosome 2, C_canadensis_v1, whole genome shotgun sequence DNA contains the following:
- the LOC122586835 gene encoding cytochrome P450 76T24-like, whose translation MDYPSSFILLLSLFIISIYVFVISGRRNSRLPPGPYPFPVIGNLFQLSNKPHRSLAALSKCYGPLMSLKLGCKTTIVVSSPDVAKELFHTNDLLFSNRSIPDTARLMDHHKISIAWLPAGEQWRRLRKITREFLFSRQCLDGTQHIRMEKVQELLDHVSQCCINEKAVNIGAAAFTTSINSLSNLIFSKDLCQYVSTESQEFKDAIWGVMEIRGKPNLVDFFPILKPFDPQGLTRLGQVYANKLFGIFDEIIDQRLETRTRSSSSSNEAVKSTKIDVLDMLLNLIDLNDESKFSRNDLRHLLVDLFVAGTETISTTLEWAMTELIRNPKKTERARLEITKLMQGSSKLVQEKDISQLPYLQAIIKETLRLYPPTPFLLPHEAIHDVEVRGYFVPKNARILCNVWAIGRDPNIWSGPEIFMPERFLDVEIDYRGQNFELIPFGSGRRMCPGLNVAHRMLHLMLGSLIQKFDWKLEGNMRVEDMDMEEKFGLTCPRNVPLMAVPIKL comes from the exons ATGGATTATCCAAGCAGCTTCATATTGTTACTATCCCTCTTTATAATATCTATCTATGTTTTCGTTATCTCCGGCCGTCGTAACTCTCGGCTTCCACCGGGTCCTTACCCTTTTCCGGTAATCGGGAACCTGTTCCAGCTAAGCAACAAACCTCATCGTTCACTTGCCGCACTCTCCAAATGTTATGGTCCGTTAATGTCACTTAAGCTTGGATGTAAAACAACCATAGTCGTTTCATCACCTGATGTTGCTAAAGAGTTATTTCACACAAATGACCTCTTGTTTTCTAACCGATCCATCCCAGACACTGCCCGGTTAATGGACCACCATAAAATCTCTATAGCTTGGCTGCCCGCTGGAGAACAATGGAGAAGACTGCGAAAAATAACTAGAgaatttttgttttctagaCAATGTCTAGATGGTACCCAACATATACGTATGGAAAAG GTGCAAGAACTTCTAGATCATGTTAGTCAATGTTGTATAAATGAAAAGGCCGTGAACATAGGTGCAGCTGCTTTTACAACATCTATCAACAGTTTATCCAACTTGATCTTCTCTAAGGATTTATGTCAATACGTTTCTACGGAATCTCAAGAGTTTAAGGACGCGATTTGGGGTGTGATGGAAATTCGTGGGAAGCCGAACTTGGTAGACTTTTTTCCAATACTTAAACCCTTTGATCCACAAGGGTTAACACGGCTAGGACAAGTTTATGCTAATAAGTTATTTGGTATTTTTGATGAGATCATCGATCAACGGTTGGAAACTAGAACTCGTTCAAGTTCATCGTCGAATGAAGCTGTTAAATCAACAAAAATAGATGTTTTGGATATGTTGCTCAATCTTATCGACTTAAATGATGAATCTAAATTTAGTCGAAATGACCTAAGACATTTATTGGTG GATTTATTTGTCGCTGGAACCGAAACAATATCAACCACTTTGGAATGGGCTATGACAGAGCTTATACGTAACCCGAAAAAGACAGAGAGAGCTCGGTTAGAGATTACAAAACTTATGCAAGGAAGCAGCAAACTTGTACAAGAAAAGGATATCTCTCAACTCCCTTACTTACAAGCAATAATAAAAGAAACTCTCCGACTATATCCTCCCACTCCCTTTCTTCTCCCTCACGAAGCCATACATGACGTAGAAGTTCGAGGTTATTTTGTGCCTAAAAATGCACGTATTCTTTGTAACGTTTGGGCTATTGGACGAGATCCAAACATTTGGTCAGGCCCTGAAATATTTATGCCAGAGAGGTTTTTGGATGTCGAGATAGACTATAGAGGACAAAATTTCGAGCTCATTCCATTTGGCAGCGGGAGGAGAATGTGTCCAGGATTGAATGTTGCTCATAGGATGTTACATTTAATGTTGGGTTCTTTGATTCAAAAATTTGATTGGAAGCTTGAAGGAAATATGAGAGTAGAAGATATGGATATGGAAGAGAAGTTTGGGCTTACTTGTCCTAGAAACGTACCGTTAATGGCCGTTCCAATTAAACTTTAA
- the LOC122586889 gene encoding cytochrome P450 76T24-like isoform X2, translated as MDYPTFMLLLSVFLISIYVYTISGCRNSRLPPGPYPFPIIGNLLQLGNKPHRSLATLSKCYGPLMSLKLGCKTTIVVSSPDVAKELFHTNDLLFSSRSLPTTSRLMDHYKYSMAWLPVGEQWRRLRRITREYLFSGQCLDDTQQLHMEKVHELLDHVSQCCIDEKAVNIGAIAFTTVVNILSNLLFSKDLCQYVSTESQEFKDAIWSLMEVGGKPNMADFFPILRPLDPQGLTRKGKVYFQKLYGIFDGIIDQRLKARASSSLKAVKTTKGDVLDSLLNLIHLEDESEFSRSDLSHLLLDLFVAGADTTSTTFEWAMTELIRNPKKMQTSRLEITKLMENKKKHIQEKDMSQLPYLQAITKETLRLYPPAPFLVPHEATNDVEVRGFVVPKNAQILCNVWAIGRDPNIWSDPETFMPERFLKVDIDYRGQNFELIPFGSGRRMCPRLNIAHRMLHVMLGSLIQKFDWKLEGNMKVEDMNMEEKFGLTCPRNVPLMAVPIKL; from the exons ATGGATTATCCAACTTTCATGTTGTTACTATCCGTCTTTCTAATATCTATCTATGTGTACACCATCTCCGGCTGTCGCAACTCTCGGCTTCCACCAGGTCCTTACCCATTTCCGATCATTGGAAACCTGTTACAGCTAGGCAACAAACCCCATCGTTCACTCGCCACACTCTCCAAATGTTATGGTCCGTTAATGTCACTTAAGCTTGGATGTAAAACAACCATAGTCGTTTCGTCACCTGATGTCGCTAAAGAGTTATTTCACACAAATGACCTCTTGTTTTCTAGTCGATCCCTCCCCACCACTTCCCGATTAATGGACCACTATAAATACTCCATGGCCTGGCTGCCGGTTGGAGAACAATGGCGAAGACTGCGAAGAATAACTAGAGAATATTTGTTTTCTGGACAATGTCTAGATGATACCCAACAACTACACATGGAAAAG GTGCACGAACTTCTTGACCATGTTAGTCAATGTTGTATAGATGAGAAGGCTGTGAACATAGGTGCAATAGCGTTTACCACAGTGGTCAACATTTTATCCAACTTGCTCTTCTCTAAGGATTTATGTCAATATGTTTCCACGGAATCTCAAGAATTTAAGGACGCGATTTGGAGTTTGATGGAAGTTGGTGGAAAGCCGAACATGGCAGACTTTTTTCCAATACTTAGACCCTTGGATCCACAAGGTTTAACACGAAAAGGAaaggtttattttcaaaagttatATGGTATATTTGACGGGATAATCGATCAACGCTTGAAAGCTAGAGCTAGTTCATCACTGAAAGCTGTAAAAACAACAAAAGGAGATGTTTTGGATTCGCTGCTCAATTTAATCCACTTAGAAGATGAATCTGAATTTAGTCGAAGTGACCTATCACATTTGTTGCTG GATTTGTTTGTTGCGGGTGCTGATACAACATCAACAACGTTCGAATGGGCTATGACAGAGCTCATTCGTAACCCCAAGAAAATGCAGACGTCTCGGTTAGAGATCACAAAACTTATGGAGAACAAAAAGAAGCACATACAAGAAAAGGATATGTCTCAACTCCCTTACTTACAGGCTATAACAAAAGAAACTCTCCGATTATATCCTCCTGCTCCCTTTCTTGTCCCTCATGAAGCCACAAATGACGTTGAAGTTCGAGGATTTGTTGTGCCTAAAAATGCACAAATTCTTTGTAATGTTTGGGCGATCGGACGAGATCCAAATATTTGGTCTGACCCCGAAACATTTATGCCAGAGAGGTTTCTGAAAGTCGATATTGATTATAGAGGCCAAAATTTTGAGCTCATTCCGTTTGGTAGTGGGAGGAGAATGTGTCCGAGATTGAATATTGCTCATAGGATGTTACATGTAATGTTGGGTTCGTTGATTCAGAAGTTTGATTGGAAGCTTGAAGGAAATATGAAAGTAGAAGATATGAATATGGAAGAGAAGTTTGGGCTCAC
- the LOC122586889 gene encoding cytochrome P450 76T24-like isoform X3, translating into MDYPTFMLLLSVFLISIYVYTISGCRNSRLPPGPYPFPIIGNLLQLGNKPHRSLATLSKCYGPLMSLKLGCKTTIVVSSPDVAKELFHTNDLLFSSRSLPTTSRLMDHYKYSMAWLPVGEQWRRLRRITREYLFSGQCLDDTQQLHMEKVHELLDHVSQCCIDEKAVNIGAIAFTTVVNILSNLLFSKDLCQYVSTESQEFKDAIWSLMEVGGKPNMADFFPILRPLDPQGLTRKGKVYFQKLYGIFDGIIDQRLKARASSSLKAVKTTKGDVLDSLLNLIHLEDESEFSRSDLSHLLLDLFVAGADTTSTTFEWAMTELIRNPKKMQTSRLEITKLMENKKKHIQEKDMSQLPYLQAITKETLRLYPPAPFLVPHEATNDVEVRGFVVPKNAQILCNVWAIGRDPNIWSDPETFMPERFLKVDIDYRGQNFELIPFGSGRRMCPRLNIAHRMLHVMLGSLIQKFDWKLEGNMKVEDMNMEEKFGLTCPRIVPLMLVPIQL; encoded by the exons ATGGATTATCCAACTTTCATGTTGTTACTATCCGTCTTTCTAATATCTATCTATGTGTACACCATCTCCGGCTGTCGCAACTCTCGGCTTCCACCAGGTCCTTACCCATTTCCGATCATTGGAAACCTGTTACAGCTAGGCAACAAACCCCATCGTTCACTCGCCACACTCTCCAAATGTTATGGTCCGTTAATGTCACTTAAGCTTGGATGTAAAACAACCATAGTCGTTTCGTCACCTGATGTCGCTAAAGAGTTATTTCACACAAATGACCTCTTGTTTTCTAGTCGATCCCTCCCCACCACTTCCCGATTAATGGACCACTATAAATACTCCATGGCCTGGCTGCCGGTTGGAGAACAATGGCGAAGACTGCGAAGAATAACTAGAGAATATTTGTTTTCTGGACAATGTCTAGATGATACCCAACAACTACACATGGAAAAG GTGCACGAACTTCTTGACCATGTTAGTCAATGTTGTATAGATGAGAAGGCTGTGAACATAGGTGCAATAGCGTTTACCACAGTGGTCAACATTTTATCCAACTTGCTCTTCTCTAAGGATTTATGTCAATATGTTTCCACGGAATCTCAAGAATTTAAGGACGCGATTTGGAGTTTGATGGAAGTTGGTGGAAAGCCGAACATGGCAGACTTTTTTCCAATACTTAGACCCTTGGATCCACAAGGTTTAACACGAAAAGGAaaggtttattttcaaaagttatATGGTATATTTGACGGGATAATCGATCAACGCTTGAAAGCTAGAGCTAGTTCATCACTGAAAGCTGTAAAAACAACAAAAGGAGATGTTTTGGATTCGCTGCTCAATTTAATCCACTTAGAAGATGAATCTGAATTTAGTCGAAGTGACCTATCACATTTGTTGCTG GATTTGTTTGTTGCGGGTGCTGATACAACATCAACAACGTTCGAATGGGCTATGACAGAGCTCATTCGTAACCCCAAGAAAATGCAGACGTCTCGGTTAGAGATCACAAAACTTATGGAGAACAAAAAGAAGCACATACAAGAAAAGGATATGTCTCAACTCCCTTACTTACAGGCTATAACAAAAGAAACTCTCCGATTATATCCTCCTGCTCCCTTTCTTGTCCCTCATGAAGCCACAAATGACGTTGAAGTTCGAGGATTTGTTGTGCCTAAAAATGCACAAATTCTTTGTAATGTTTGGGCGATCGGACGAGATCCAAATATTTGGTCTGACCCCGAAACATTTATGCCAGAGAGGTTTCTGAAAGTCGATATTGATTATAGAGGCCAAAATTTTGAGCTCATTCCGTTTGGTAGTGGGAGGAGAATGTGTCCGAGATTGAATATTGCTCATAGGATGTTACATGTAATGTTGGGTTCGTTGATTCAGAAGTTTGATTGGAAGCTTGAAGGAAATATGAAAGTAGAAGATATGAATATGGAAGAGAAGTTTGGGCTCACATGTCCAAGAATTGTACCGCTAATGCTCGTTCCTATCCAACTTTGA